A window of the Tiliqua scincoides isolate rTilSci1 chromosome 5, rTilSci1.hap2, whole genome shotgun sequence genome harbors these coding sequences:
- the ACAA1 gene encoding 3-ketoacyl-CoA thiolase, peroxisomal, translated as MQRLKVVLGHLPAQPRARPCSSSSFSSSFYSAAVGDPEDVVVVHGRRTPIGRSRRGGLKDTSPDELLSVVMTAVLKDLNLSPEKLGDICVGNVLQPGAGAAVARIGQFLSGIPETVPLSAVNRQCSSGLQAVINIAGGIRNGSYDIGLACGVESMSLRSNELGDVSSRLMDNSKARDCLIPMGITSENVAERFGISRKKQDAFALASQQKASRAQQMGWFKSEIVPVTTTVTDDQGNQKTITVLQDEGIRPSTTLEGLAKLKPAFKEDGSTTAGNSSQVSDGAAAVLLAKRAKASQLGLPVLGVLRSFAVVGVPPDVMGIGPAYAIPVALEKAGLSVDDIDIFEINEAFASQAVYCVEKLGIPMEKVNPCGGAIALGHPLGCTGTRQVVTLLNEMKRRGKRGYGVVSMCIGTGMGAAAVFEYSGN; from the exons ATGCAGCGCCTGAAGGTGGTCCTCGGGCACCTGCCCGCCCAGCCCCGCGCGcgcccctgcagcagcagcagcttctccagcagcttctacTCGGCGGCGGTGGGCGACCCCGAGGACGTGGTGGTGGTGCACGGGCGCAGGACGCCCATCGGCAGGAGCAGGCGGGGCGGCCTCAAG GATACTTCACCTGATGAACTACTTTCTGTAGTAATGACAGCTGTCCTTAAAGACCTGAATCTAAGTCCTGAAAAATTGGGAGATATCTGTGTTG GAAACGTACTTCAACCTGGTGCTGGAGCTGCAGTAGCAAGAATTGGCCAGTTTCTAAG TGGCATTCCAGAGACTGTGCCCTTATCGGCTGTTAACAGGCAGTGTTCATCAGGGTTGCAAGCTGTGATCAATATAGCTG GTGGCATCAGAAATGGCTCGTATGACATTGGCCTGGCTTGTGG AGTAGAAAGTATGTCTCTGCGCAGCAACGAGCTTGGAGATGTCAGTTCTCGTCTAATGGACAATAGCAAAGCCAGAGACTGTCTGATTCCAATGGG GATTACCTCGGAGAATGTGGCAGAAAGGTTTGGCATTTCTCGGAAAAAGCAAGACGCCTTTGCCTTGGCTTCCCAGCAAAA AGCTTCTCGAGCCCAGCAGATGGGATGGTTTAAAAGTGAGATTGTTCCTGTGACAACCACTGTCACTGATGACCAGGGCAATCAGAAGACAATTACTGTGCTCCAGGATGAAGGGATCAGGCCAAGTACCACATTGGAGGGGTTGGCCAAGCTGAAGCCGGCCTTCAAGGAGGATGGAAGCACGACAGCCG GTAACTCCAGCCAAGTTAGCGATGGTGCTGCTGCAGTTCTCCTGGCGAAACGTGCCAAAGCATCGCAGCTGGGCCTTCCTGTTCTTGGGGTGTTGAGATCGTTTGCTGTGGTTGGAGTCCCGCCTGATGTTATGGGCATAGGGCCAGCTTATGCCATTCCAGTGGCGTTGGAAAAGGCTG GTTTGTCTGTGGATGATATTGACATATTTGAAATCAATGAAGCCTTCGCTAGTCAG GCGGTCTACTGTGTGGAGAAGCTTGGCATCCCCATGGAGAAGGTGAACCCCTGTGGTGGTGCTATCGCTTTGGGGCACCCTCTGGGTTGCACTGGAACTCGGCAAGTTGTCACTCTACTCAATGAAATGAAGCGCAGAGGGAAGAG